TTGGAAAAGATCAcgtgtgtatatgtgtgtatatatgcatatatgtatatgagtatgtatatgtataaatatatgtatatatgtgtatatatgcatatatgtatatgagtatatatatatgtataagtccatgtatgtgtatatatatatacatatataagtatatatatatatctgtataagtatatgtatatacatatacatatatgtatatacatgtatgtatgtgcatatatacatatacatatatgggtatatatatgtatatgtgtaaaaatatgtatatatgtatgtgtatgtgtatatatacatatatggatatatatgtataagtatatatatctgtatatatacatgtatatacatatatgtatatgtatatgagtatgtatatgtgtaaaaatacctatatatgtttatataaatatataaatatatgtatgtgtatgtatgtatgtatatatatacattggttttcaactcccgggatttggttttacgcctaatttgggcgtaaaaccaaatataCCAAAAAAGCTATTGTAATGTAATCCGAATTACATCAGAATTTGCaaatacactaaaaaaaaacaatgaatttcataaagtaaagtatttggttttacatgtaaaaccaaatacactcAAACAAACACAGTGATGAGTAGAAAAATATTATGTAAAAGTATCTAAATAGTCACCAaattattcttgtatttatatttaagtcacgaaattataaaaatttataattggaTCATCCAACTTTAAAATTACATTCAGTTGGGGTTTTGGTGCTCACATTATTAATAACATGCTGATGTGGCAGTATGTCAcaatttttttagtcaatattTTTCATGTCACTAACAATGTCATGTGAAATGCCACATTATGCAACATTGTCATGCCAAGTCGATAAAAAATGAGTGACATATTCTACCAACTTAATGAGAAATTTGTGACATGGATCTCCACATCAGCTAATTGTTAATAGTGTATGtgttaattatcaaaataactaTATAACCGTAATCTTTAAATTAGATGATACAATTGAAATCTTTATAATTTGGTGATTCAAATAGAAACATTCAAATAATTTGGtggttatttaaataaaaacgcAAACCAAATTGCCAGCCACCTGAGGGGGGAAAAAAATCCAAGCACCCCAAAGTACATAGAAAACTAAAGTAGGTAAATTTTGAGGAACTATCCATTAGGCACATCTCATTTTTATGCACTAAACCCACTTCCACCgtaaagttaaaaaattattgtgtgCGCGTGGGGGGTGAGTGTGTGAATCTGGTGTCCACTGACCACTATGTAAAAACATACTTTTTTGCGTTCAAAACCAGCCACAGCATATGGGAAGCAAATTTGACATTTGCCAAGCCAAAAAGGACTGCATATACaaaggggctgtttggttgtctgtaagtaaaattacatgtaagtgaaattacgATAGTAAGTAAAAAATCTTTGCAGTTTCTATTTACGTCATCATTTGTTTGGTTTCTGACATCTGAAAATCTTGCgattactttttaatttgttttggtttgatgtaagttagaaGATATGGTCAGTATAGTAAGTAGAGGGGGTAAGATTACCCCCAATAtactgtattattattaattatttaatgcattttaaaaataatttaaactaaaataattaatttaatttaatttaatttaatttaatttttaaactaattaaatgatttaataaagtatttattacatttaaaaataataatcaaaaactcaaataactaagccaaataataataagaaacttaaataattaaacactaactctaaataattaatttagttctccccatctactcttaacactaatgtaaattaattaattaattaatttaataataattttattaaattaaaaatatataaaattctttaattttatataaaaaaaatatttttttaattaaaattaaatacaaattggtatattttaaataaaaataaataaatttaataaaatataaataagtataagtttaattatacTAACAATTGATTATatgtaagttttcattttcttttaatgcataaattggagagtgaagaatggTGATTTTTAAGCAGAATGTTTTTCTGCATTTCAACTTCACAGAGAAAATTCTCATGTAAGTTGAAAATCTCAGACTATCTATGACCTAAAAAGCtgatttacatgtaaaacccgATTTCACGAGAACCAAAACAGcctttttacatgtaaaaccaggTTCACATTACATTCTTACTAGTTTAGTTCAGGGTGAACCAAACAGCcccaaaatgaaaatttaaagttctgtatcatataatataattatgaaaattcaCAGGGGGTTATCTATAATTCAGCagcagcagaagaagaaaaccctaaCTTTCTTTGATggcatttatttaatataaaataaaaacaaaaatagactagttgagaagaagaagaagaagaagaacaaggaaagAAAAACTCCATCATCGGCAAAGGAGAAGAGAAGCGGGGGGACATGGGGGCGGGGAGAGAGATGTCGATATCCCTCGATGCTGTCCGCGATAAGAACGTCATGCAGCTCAAGAAGCTCAACACTGCGCTTTTCCCCGTCCGCTACAACGATAAGTACTATTCCGATGCCCTCTCCTCCGGCGACTTCACTAAGCTCGGTTTGATTCCCAAACCCTTACATTTTTCTGTAATTTTATGTGTTTATTTATcgattattcatttttttgttgatcTTTTTGGGATTTCTGAAAtgaaaggagaaatctttgtgtGTTTTTACAGCTTATTATAGTGACATATGCGTTGGATCAATTGCTTGTCGTCTTGAGAAGAATGAAGGGGGTTCAATCCGTGCGTATATCATGACATTGGGAGTTCTTGCTCCGTATCGCGGATTGGGAATCGGTGAGTTTTGAATCCTTTTTGGTTGCACTGTTATTTATGCAATATCTGTTGATTAGTGTGATTTATTATTGGTATTGGGTGAAGATTATACTCCGCTGTGCTCATCTTGTAGAAAATTCATGTAGATtaatctcattttattttttcaattattgcTGTTGTAATTGTTCTTGGTGGAAAAGTATGATTTATTGTGTTAGTTTGAGCATTGcaaaaatcttgtattttgcACTTTATTGCATGTGCCTAACTTGATTTTATATATCTGCTTTTGTTGTTTGCTTTTAATAGTTTCTCTTTTGACATCAATCATTATACTTTGAGCTTTGGCATATTAAGGTTTTCATCAGGTTTTGTTCATAGGTGCTACAATGAAGTCAAGCAGGAAATTGAGTACTTGAACAGATACTTGTTGTTCTGAGCTTTCTTGGTTACTTATTGTCCTTGCAAATAACTTTGTTGCTTGTTTAATAGCATAGCCTTTCATGAATAGTTCCCCTTGTTATAAGCACTTAAGATAATTGAATCATTTGTAACCGCCGTTTCGGAGATTCGCTCACCTATCCTGTTTTTCTCCTTAGAAGTTTGCTTGATAGAACATATCAGCATTATAAGTGCTTGATCTCATCTTTCCTTGGGCGTTGGCCTTGTACAGGACAAATCTGTTTATAATTcgtctttgaatttgtttttacattcaagcACATGATATCTTGTCTCTTGCTTTGTTCTTAGTAGTCACCTTCTCACTTTGCTTGTGTGAAAACTGAGCTTTCATGCATTTAGAACTTTCGCTATCAAATTTGTTATTGAAGTAACCTGTATTTTGATAGgcttaattatttttgatatctTACACCTCTCTAAGTGCTTCAATTTGACCTAAATAGTGTATTATTTCTTTGTAGTTTTTTCGCCACAAGGAAAATTTACCTTGGCTATGACATAAAACTTCCAATTTTTGTTATGAGATATTCAAACTACAATTATTGAGTGAAATGATCTTTTGTGGAATCAAACATGTCCATCTGTTTAACACCagttatggattttttttttttattgattttgtacAGGATCATTTTCTATTTGTTGAACAATATAGTTTTGATTTGCAGGATCCACTTATTATTCTGGCAGGCTCTTTTGTTTTCCAGATACATAATCCATATATGGCATCACGACAATCTCACCTTTGAACACTTATCAATTGTTCATAGTTAATTTCTCATTACATTTTTGGCACACGATGTTTTGATAGTATGGCCttattttttgtgttctttgtgATGGGTTTCTCCTATAATATAGTGTTGTAACAACACTTGTTTGATTGTGAAGCTTGCTTTTCATGATATGCTTAGCTATGACATAAGCTGAATAAAAGAATCTGTGGCTTTGGTAAAGTCAAACTTCTACCTTCTTGAGCAGATATTCTCTCATTCTCCTtcctgtcttttttttttaaaatttttaatttacttttg
This Dioscorea cayenensis subsp. rotundata cultivar TDr96_F1 unplaced genomic scaffold, TDr96_F1_v2_PseudoChromosome.rev07_lg8_w22 25.fasta BLBR01001349.1, whole genome shotgun sequence DNA region includes the following protein-coding sequences:
- the LOC120256243 gene encoding probable N-acetyltransferase san, with product MGAGREMSISLDAVRDKNVMQLKKLNTALFPVRYNDKYYSDALSSGDFTKLAYYSDICVGSIACRLEKNEGGSIRAYIMTLGVLAPYRGLGIGSKLLNHVLDLSAKQNISEIYLHVQTNNDDAIAFYKKFGFEITDTIQNYYANITPPDCYVLSKFTGQAPSKK